A DNA window from Streptomyces sp. CA-278952 contains the following coding sequences:
- a CDS encoding eCIS core domain-containing protein has translation MAQQARAGNAAVVQMLRRGGGGPPRALPERHQHGEGCGHPQAEQPAVQRSTVHDVLRGPGKPLDGATRSDMEARLGADFSDVRIHDDRAAQASAAEVGARAYTSGSHVVIGDGGADKHTLAHELTHVIQQRQGSVAGTDNGSGLKVSDPSDRYEREAEANATRVMRAPARAGSTAPVPAPEDGPRPAAGNETVQRVLDYNAVPNGYRFWATPDSSNRAVTAQMINDGSTTGSIPFADPPGYDYIRALAQTSSWIRFHLVNNVAGGPGSADNLVPAHGSDNQTYERTFEAALKRDVAAAALNPQDHVYFGVEVEYANNPQPNTTALQQAAAPNFPSKLTVYHKTYSAAQGSWQWKHRGSTFSFKHPQPTDTRQRLPLSQLDLPTLRQYTGCTTKQTASVWNTDDVDFLHSIAGPSRRAEFLQLLNGGSSPADIAEAFRRIPFAPPRASARAAAAQRNVTTFDMRITNHGYGAEGLDTLVHAMAAGLLYL, from the coding sequence ATGGCGCAGCAGGCCCGCGCGGGCAATGCGGCGGTCGTGCAGATGCTGCGGCGGGGCGGCGGCGGCCCTCCCCGGGCCCTGCCGGAGCGGCACCAGCACGGAGAGGGCTGCGGCCACCCGCAGGCCGAGCAGCCCGCGGTGCAACGCTCCACCGTCCATGACGTCCTGCGCGGACCGGGGAAGCCACTCGACGGGGCCACGCGCTCCGATATGGAAGCACGTCTGGGCGCGGACTTCTCCGATGTCCGCATCCACGACGACCGCGCCGCCCAAGCCTCCGCCGCCGAGGTCGGAGCCCGTGCCTACACATCCGGCAGCCATGTCGTCATCGGTGACGGTGGCGCCGACAAGCACACCCTCGCCCACGAACTCACCCACGTCATCCAGCAACGCCAAGGCTCCGTGGCGGGAACCGACAACGGGTCCGGGCTGAAGGTCTCCGACCCCTCGGACCGGTATGAGCGCGAAGCGGAGGCCAACGCCACGCGGGTGATGCGCGCGCCCGCCCGCGCGGGTTCGACAGCGCCCGTGCCGGCGCCGGAAGACGGCCCGCGACCCGCCGCGGGGAACGAGACCGTGCAGCGCGTCCTGGACTACAACGCCGTGCCGAACGGGTATCGGTTCTGGGCGACCCCGGACTCTTCCAACAGAGCTGTCACCGCGCAAATGATCAATGACGGGTCTACCACGGGCAGTATTCCCTTCGCAGATCCGCCGGGCTACGACTACATCCGTGCCCTGGCGCAGACCAGTTCCTGGATCCGGTTCCATCTGGTCAACAACGTGGCGGGCGGGCCCGGCTCCGCCGACAACCTGGTGCCCGCCCACGGGTCGGACAATCAGACGTACGAGAGAACTTTCGAAGCAGCTCTCAAACGCGACGTCGCCGCAGCTGCCCTGAATCCACAGGATCACGTGTATTTCGGCGTCGAAGTGGAGTACGCCAACAATCCCCAGCCGAATACAACGGCTCTTCAGCAGGCGGCCGCACCCAACTTTCCCAGCAAGCTTACGGTGTATCACAAGACCTACAGTGCCGCCCAGGGCAGTTGGCAGTGGAAGCACCGGGGATCGACGTTCTCGTTCAAGCACCCGCAGCCGACCGACACCAGGCAGCGCCTGCCCCTGAGCCAGTTGGACCTGCCCACTCTGCGGCAGTACACCGGCTGCACCACCAAACAAACAGCATCGGTCTGGAACACGGACGACGTCGACTTCCTCCACTCCATCGCGGGCCCCTCGCGGCGAGCTGAATTCCTTCAGCTGCTGAACGGTGGAAGCAGTCCCGCAGACATCGCCGAGGCCTTCAGGCGGATCCCTTTCGCTCCTCCCCGGGCCAGCGCTCGCGCAGCGGCGGCGCAAAGGAATGTGACCACGTTCGACATGCGTATCACCAACCACGGATATGGAGCAGAGGGGCTGGATACCCTCGTCCACGCCATGGCCGCTGGTCTGCTGTACCTGTGA
- a CDS encoding SIMPL domain-containing protein: MRIDQSVETPWGISVFGAASINAAPDVARLRVAIKETRQQAGEAFEVTRRGVNQVREVVRGHGVPDRHVSTSRLNLESSYVYGGERKFVGYECTASFVIELRALDTLEAVLVDVVEAGANEVGGVEFDVRTKKELRAEARRAAVAAAREKAALYAEAAGVRLGAVIHIKDVDSEQLQNSYRSHGRSTEGDGEGDLTPGRVTVTAGVVLGFSIIES; encoded by the coding sequence ATGAGAATCGACCAGTCCGTAGAGACACCCTGGGGCATATCCGTCTTCGGCGCGGCGAGCATCAACGCCGCCCCTGATGTGGCGCGACTCCGGGTAGCGATCAAAGAGACCCGGCAGCAGGCCGGCGAGGCGTTCGAGGTCACCCGGCGCGGCGTCAACCAGGTCCGGGAGGTCGTACGTGGCCACGGCGTGCCGGACCGGCACGTGTCCACGTCCCGGCTGAACCTGGAGTCCTCCTACGTCTACGGCGGCGAGCGCAAGTTCGTCGGCTACGAGTGCACGGCGTCCTTCGTGATCGAGCTGCGTGCTCTGGACACACTGGAAGCCGTCCTGGTCGACGTCGTGGAGGCCGGGGCGAACGAAGTCGGCGGCGTCGAGTTCGACGTGCGGACGAAGAAGGAGCTCCGTGCCGAGGCACGCAGGGCCGCCGTGGCCGCCGCTCGTGAAAAGGCGGCGCTCTACGCGGAAGCCGCCGGGGTCCGGCTCGGTGCGGTCATCCACATCAAGGACGTGGACTCCGAGCAGCTCCAGAACAGCTACCGCTCGCACGGCAGGAGCACTGAGGGCGACGGCGAGGGAGATCTCACGCCCGGCAGGGTCACGGTGACCGCGGGGGTGGTCCTCGGCTTCTCGATCATCGAGAGCTGA
- a CDS encoding ATP-binding protein has translation MEALTKTQPDVTVRVFKRQFDADPRGARLARRVGLHKLHTWGIPYLSDASESAALIIGELTANAATHGRVPDRDFELRLSHLPGDPETPGLLRIEVSDTRGECRPPGPGEITAPEDSSDSGRGLLIVDALADRWVVLDRDPGKTVRAELDLLY, from the coding sequence ATGGAAGCACTCACGAAGACCCAACCCGACGTAACCGTACGTGTGTTCAAGCGTCAATTCGACGCCGATCCACGCGGTGCCCGGCTCGCCCGCCGCGTCGGGCTGCACAAGCTGCACACCTGGGGCATCCCGTACCTCAGTGACGCCTCGGAGTCGGCGGCCCTGATCATCGGCGAGCTGACGGCCAACGCCGCGACCCACGGCCGCGTCCCCGACCGCGACTTCGAACTACGCCTGTCGCACCTGCCCGGCGACCCGGAGACGCCCGGCCTCCTACGCATCGAGGTGTCCGACACGCGGGGCGAGTGCCGGCCGCCGGGGCCCGGCGAGATCACCGCGCCGGAGGACAGCTCCGACAGCGGGCGCGGGCTGCTGATCGTGGACGCCCTGGCCGACCGCTGGGTGGTTCTCGACCGCGACCCGGGCAAGACGGTCCGGGCGGAGCTGGACCTGCTCTACTGA
- a CDS encoding helix-turn-helix domain-containing protein, with product MTHGTDGIDSITTYGTFGNGGGRGGVGGEPEPQYILKMFGEVVKTFRKRARLTQEQFAPLVGYSLETVASIEQGRRLPPPDFAERADSLLDAFGVILAAAKHLTRRKGLASWFRQWAQLEVGALSLYTYECRLIPGLLQTPAYARTLFTDQLPPLGDEQIEAQLAARLERQQLLRSRPNTAFTFILEEHLFLRDLGGAEVTSELIDHVLDLSKLRNVDIQIMPLVRHHHAGLDGPMQLLETQDHQWFGYLEGQEHGQFVSDLKVLSALQMRCASMRSQALSLDDSKSLMRRMRGAR from the coding sequence ATGACGCACGGCACGGACGGCATCGACAGCATCACCACGTACGGGACTTTCGGCAACGGCGGCGGACGCGGCGGCGTCGGGGGCGAACCCGAACCGCAGTACATCCTCAAGATGTTCGGAGAGGTGGTCAAGACCTTCCGCAAGCGGGCGCGGCTGACGCAGGAGCAGTTCGCCCCGCTCGTCGGGTACTCACTGGAGACCGTCGCCTCCATCGAGCAGGGCCGTCGGCTCCCGCCTCCGGACTTCGCGGAGCGCGCGGACAGCCTGCTCGACGCGTTCGGCGTGATTTTGGCGGCGGCAAAGCACCTGACGCGGCGGAAGGGGCTGGCGAGCTGGTTCCGGCAGTGGGCGCAGCTGGAGGTGGGGGCGCTGAGCCTGTACACGTACGAGTGCCGGTTGATTCCGGGGCTGTTGCAGACGCCGGCGTACGCGCGGACGCTGTTCACCGACCAGTTGCCGCCGCTCGGTGACGAGCAGATCGAGGCCCAGCTCGCGGCTCGGCTGGAGCGCCAGCAACTCCTGCGGAGCCGGCCCAACACCGCGTTCACCTTCATCCTCGAAGAGCATCTGTTCCTGCGGGACTTGGGTGGCGCGGAGGTCACCAGTGAGCTGATCGACCACGTCCTCGACCTGTCCAAGCTGCGCAATGTGGACATCCAGATCATGCCGCTCGTACGGCATCACCATGCGGGGCTGGACGGGCCGATGCAGTTGCTGGAGACGCAGGATCACCAGTGGTTCGGCTATCTGGAAGGGCAGGAGCACGGACAGTTCGTCTCCGACCTCAAAGTGCTCAGCGCGCTCCAGATGCGGTGTGCCAGTATGCGTTCACAGGCTCTCTCGTTGGACGACTCCAAGAGCCTGATGCGGCGGATGCGAGGAGCGAGATGA
- the msrB gene encoding peptide-methionine (R)-S-oxide reductase MsrB, producing the protein MPYDVEKPDEQWREELTPAEYAVLRQAGTEPAFVGEYTDTKTAGVYSCRACGAELFRSDTKFASHCGWPSFYDPKDTDAVELVEDRAHGMVRTEVRCSRCGSHLGHVFEGEGYPTPTDQRYCINSISLTLAPDES; encoded by the coding sequence GTGCCGTACGACGTCGAGAAGCCGGACGAGCAGTGGCGGGAAGAGCTGACCCCCGCCGAGTACGCGGTGCTGCGCCAGGCCGGCACCGAACCCGCCTTCGTGGGTGAGTACACCGACACCAAGACGGCGGGCGTCTACTCCTGCCGGGCCTGCGGGGCGGAGCTGTTCCGCTCCGACACCAAGTTCGCGTCGCACTGCGGCTGGCCGTCCTTCTACGACCCGAAGGACACCGACGCGGTCGAGCTGGTCGAGGACCGCGCCCACGGGATGGTCCGCACCGAGGTGCGCTGCTCCCGCTGCGGCTCGCACCTGGGCCACGTCTTCGAGGGCGAGGGTTACCCGACCCCCACGGACCAGCGCTACTGCATCAACTCGATCTCGCTGACCCTGGCGCCGGACGAGAGCTGA
- the murC gene encoding UDP-N-acetylmuramate--L-alanine ligase: MAPGIPAAMERPHFIGIGGAGMSGIAKILAQRGAKVAGSDAKESATAESLRALGATVHIGHAAGHLADDASCVVVSSAIRADNPELLRANELAIPVVHRSDALASLMNGLRSIAVAGTHGKTTTTSMLAVALSSLSMAPSYAIGGDLEGPGTNATHGEGAIFVAEADESDRSFQKYDPEVAIVLNVELDHHANYASMDEIYDSFETFVGKVVPGGTLVISADQPGAIELTRRVRDLSELKVVTYGSAENADVRVHKVTPRGLTSEVTVLLNGKFLTFTVSVPGSHYAHNAVAALAAGVALGIPAHNLASALGSYTGVKRRLQLKGEAAGVQVIDSYAHHPTEMTADLEAMRGAAADARILVVFQPHLFSRTQELGTEMGQALALADASVVLDIYPAREDPIPGITSALIIDAAKEAGAQVTAVHDQADVPAAVAGMAKPGDLVLTMGAGDVTDLGPRILDHLSSGR, translated from the coding sequence ATGGAACGACCCCACTTCATCGGCATCGGCGGCGCCGGAATGTCGGGCATCGCGAAGATCCTCGCCCAGCGCGGGGCGAAGGTGGCTGGCAGCGACGCGAAGGAGTCCGCCACCGCCGAGTCCCTGCGGGCGCTGGGGGCGACCGTGCACATCGGACACGCGGCGGGCCACCTGGCCGACGACGCGTCCTGCGTGGTCGTCTCCAGCGCCATCCGCGCCGACAACCCGGAGCTGCTCCGCGCGAACGAGCTGGCGATCCCCGTGGTGCACCGCTCCGACGCGCTGGCCTCCCTGATGAACGGCCTGCGCTCCATCGCGGTCGCCGGCACCCACGGCAAGACGACCACGACGTCGATGCTGGCCGTCGCCCTCTCCTCGCTGAGCATGGCCCCCTCGTACGCCATCGGCGGCGACCTGGAGGGCCCCGGCACCAACGCCACGCACGGCGAAGGGGCCATTTTCGTGGCGGAGGCGGACGAGAGCGACCGCAGCTTCCAGAAGTACGACCCCGAGGTCGCGATCGTCCTCAACGTCGAGCTGGACCACCACGCGAACTACGCCTCGATGGACGAGATCTACGACTCCTTCGAGACGTTCGTCGGCAAGGTCGTCCCCGGCGGCACCCTCGTCATCTCCGCCGACCAGCCCGGCGCGATCGAGCTGACCCGCCGGGTCCGCGACCTCTCCGAGCTCAAGGTCGTCACCTACGGCTCCGCCGAGAACGCCGACGTACGCGTCCACAAGGTCACCCCGCGCGGCCTGACCAGCGAGGTCACGGTCCTGCTCAACGGCAAGTTCCTGACCTTCACCGTCTCGGTCCCGGGCAGCCACTACGCCCACAACGCGGTCGCCGCCCTCGCCGCCGGGGTCGCCCTCGGCATCCCCGCGCACAACCTGGCCTCGGCCCTCGGTTCGTACACCGGGGTCAAGCGCCGCCTCCAGCTCAAGGGCGAGGCGGCGGGCGTGCAGGTCATCGACTCGTACGCACACCACCCCACCGAGATGACCGCCGACCTGGAGGCCATGCGCGGCGCGGCCGCCGACGCCCGCATCCTGGTCGTCTTCCAGCCGCACCTGTTCTCCCGTACGCAGGAGCTGGGCACCGAGATGGGCCAGGCCCTCGCCCTGGCCGACGCCTCCGTGGTCCTGGACATCTACCCGGCCCGCGAGGACCCGATCCCCGGCATCACCAGCGCCCTGATCATCGACGCGGCGAAGGAGGCCGGAGCCCAGGTCACCGCCGTCCACGACCAGGCCGACGTCCCCGCCGCCGTCGCGGGAATGGCGAAGCCCGGCGATCTCGTTCTCACCATGGGAGCGGGCGATGTCACCGACCTCGGCCCGCGCATCCTGGACCACCTGTCGAGCGGCCGGTAG
- a CDS encoding DUF397 domain-containing protein → MSTTPLAWFKSSYSSGSGDSCVEVALEWHKSSYSGGSGDSCVEVAACPSTVHVRDSKLDESPQLALAPTAWTHFLAYAAQG, encoded by the coding sequence ATGAGCACCACACCCCTGGCCTGGTTCAAGAGCAGCTACAGCAGCGGCTCCGGAGACTCCTGCGTGGAGGTCGCCCTGGAGTGGCACAAGTCGAGCTACAGCGGCGGCTCCGGAGACTCCTGCGTCGAGGTCGCCGCCTGCCCCTCCACCGTCCACGTCCGCGACTCCAAGCTGGACGAGAGCCCCCAGCTCGCCCTCGCCCCGACCGCCTGGACGCATTTCCTCGCGTACGCCGCCCAGGGCTGA